The genomic window TGGAAGCCGTTGCCCAAGGGCAAGGCCATCGCGGCCAAGCGGGGCGATACCCCGGCGGGAACCTTGTGCAACACCGCGCGCGGATGCAGAAATTGGAATTGGCTGTAGCCGCCCCACAGCGCGGGCCAGACCGTGGTTGAGGTCGAGCCGTAGCGCAGCGCGTTTTTGCTCTTTAAATCGGTCTCGGCACAGGCCCGATACTCCCCCGAGCGGCAATCCGCGCAATGGCCGCATGGTAAATATTCTTCCAGCGCCACCAGGTCGCCTTCCTGCACGCCCCAACGATCGCGCGCCAACGGTCCCAAAGCTTCGATGGTCCCTACGTTCTCATGGCCCAGGATGCGTGGAGCGCGGCTGGGGTCGGCATACATCGGAACGTCGCTGCCACAAATTCCCGCCTTGACCACCCGCAACAGTCCGCCGTCGGGCGGGATCTCGGGTAGCGGAAATTGGCGCAACTCGGTAGCTTTGGCCGCGATTTGCACGGCCGCAAGGCTGGTAGTCATAACTGGAGAAATTACCACACGAGCCATGGCACGAGTCCAGCGCCCGGGGCCGACTATTGGCTTGGCACGCTGGCGCCATGCCAGCATGGAGGGCTGATAACTCGCCCACCCTGGAGGCCCAGATCATGTGGGATCGCAGCATGTGCGCGCAGATTGCCACGGCTTTGATCGTGGTCACCGACCCAATCGGCAACCTGCCCATTTTCATCAGCCTGACCAGCCATCACACCATCAGCGAGCGCAAGCATGCCGTCAATATCGCCGTGCTCACCGCCGCCCTGACCCTGATTATCTCGGTCTATCTGGGCGAGCCGGTCCTGGCCATGTTCGGCATCAGCGTTGCTTCCTTTCGGGTCGCCGGCGGCATTATCGTGATGTTAATGGCGATCGCGATGCTGCAGGCGCGGCCCAGCGAGGTGCGTTATGCCCCAGGCGAGGCCGATGAAGCGGCCCACCGCGCCGCCATCGCGGTGGTCCCGTTGGGCATCCCACTGATCGCGGGGCCGGGCGCGATCAGCACGGTGATTATTTTTGCCCACCAATCCACTAGCTGGCTGGATCTCGCCTTTTTGACCGCGACCAGCCTGGTAGTGAGTGGCTTGATGTGGTTTGCGTTACGGTTAGCCACGCCGATCCGAAAACTGCTGGGGCTGACTGGAATCAACGTCGTGACCCGCTTGATGGGGCTGATTCTGACCGCGGTCGCGGTCGAGTTCATCACCGGCGGCCTAGGCGAGCTTCTGCCCGGCCTAACCCGGATCCGGTAGTGCGCCCCCTATTCTCCGCATCCTGCTCGCCGCTCCGGTCTGCGCCGCTGGACCATCTTTGGGCTTGAGTCCCTGGAGCATTTCGATGATATCGTGGCCCGTAGCGGCGCGCGTTCATCGGGCGCGCGTCCGAGAGGAGAGCGGGCGAGATGATGACACCTGCGGAAAACGACCTGCTGACGCGCGTCGGACCGGGCACCCTGATGGGAGATTTTCTACGCGAATACTGGTTGCCCGCGGTACGTGCGGCCAAGCTGGAGCCCGACGGCGCGCCAGTGCGGGTGCGTCTGATGGGTGAGGATTTCGTCGCCTTTCGCGCAAGTGACGGCCGAGTCGGCTTTTTCGACGAGGGCTGTCCCCATCGCTGTACCTCGCTGGCCCTGGCACGTAACGAATACAACGCGCTTACTTGCATCTTCCACGGCTGGAAAATCGATGTATCGGGCAAGGTGGTGGAGGTGCCCTCCGAACCGCCCGAGCGGCGCGCCGAATTTGCGGCCAAGGTGCGGGTGCGCCATTATCCGGTGCGCGAGGCCGGCGGAGTGATCTGGGTCTATCTGGGCCGGCAACAACCGCCGCACTTTTACAATTGGGAATGGCACGCGTTGCCCTCCGAGCACGCGCGACCCCGGCGGGCGGTCATGCATTGCAACTGGTTTCAAGGGCTGGAGGCGGTCCTGGACTCCGCCCATGTGGGCTTCCTCCATCGCGCCTACCAGGTCAAGGCGGGCGGAGAATTGCGCTTTGCCGGCGCCAATCCGGCCCCAGTCTTCGAGCTGGAGCCCAAACCCTACGGCTTTCGCGAGGCCGCCCTGCGCGATTTGGGCGACGGCACCATCTACGCCCGCATCCGCGAAGTCGTGTTGCCGCTGTTCGCGTTCATCCCCTCCTATCCGGGCGGACGGCTGCTGAT from Candidatus Binataceae bacterium includes these protein-coding regions:
- a CDS encoding MarC family protein, with product MPAWRADNSPTLEAQIMWDRSMCAQIATALIVVTDPIGNLPIFISLTSHHTISERKHAVNIAVLTAALTLIISVYLGEPVLAMFGISVASFRVAGGIIVMLMAIAMLQARPSEVRYAPGEADEAAHRAAIAVVPLGIPLIAGPGAISTVIIFAHQSTSWLDLAFLTATSLVVSGLMWFALRLATPIRKLLGLTGINVVTRLMGLILTAVAVEFITGGLGELLPGLTRIR
- a CDS encoding Rieske 2Fe-2S domain-containing protein; this translates as MMTPAENDLLTRVGPGTLMGDFLREYWLPAVRAAKLEPDGAPVRVRLMGEDFVAFRASDGRVGFFDEGCPHRCTSLALARNEYNALTCIFHGWKIDVSGKVVEVPSEPPERRAEFAAKVRVRHYPVREAGGVIWVYLGRQQPPHFYNWEWHALPSEHARPRRAVMHCNWFQGLEAVLDSAHVGFLHRAYQVKAGGELRFAGANPAPVFELEPKPYGFREAALRDLGDGTIYARIREVVLPLFAFIPSYPGGRLLMICSIPIDDEWNAQWYMFHHPDTPMTEEPRDLYNSSGDPDNFCSDMGSIDNLWHQDRARMKEGHWSGIKSFTYEDFVCEEAMGPIVDRSREYLGSSDSIIIRVRRQVLAAAREFRQSGKLAFGHGDPNVDFSQVRGLAIRYPKGMDWRRISAFAVPPELVELTAPDIRTFLTMG